TGCATTGGCCGGAGGCAGCGACGGCCTCAGTATAATGCGTCGGATCATCGATGGAGCGCCCGATCATTTACACGAAGGAGGTGCCATTCTTCTCGAGGTCGGAGCGGGACAAGCGGGAGCCGTGGCATTGCTGCTCGATCGGAGCTTGTTCGCATTCGTACAGGTCCAAAATGATCTGGCAGGCATTGGCCGGATGGTCGGAGCCCTTCTTAAGAGAAAAACCAAAGACAAAAAGCAACCCTTCGTTTGCGGCGGCGCGGCACATTTTCGCTCGGACCGTCGTTCGGAGCCTCTGACAGATGAAGACTACGAGAGGATCTGCAATGAACTCAACGAACTTCACGGGCATAATTCGTGATCGACGACATCAAAATTCCTTGCTTTTAGAACTAAAATGAGGTTACTATCGTCTTACAAATAGCTGTAGTAATTTGAAAACACCGTGGTGGTCGCAAGTAGGCACTTGGACAGCAGTTTCAGGTTTAGAAGCCCATTACAGGGCCAGGCAAGTTAGGATCGGAGGTGATTTTGTGAAGGACATGCTTTATGCCATTTTGGCATTGGTTTCTGCGGTTCTCGCCGTTGTGATATTTCTTCAATATCGGGCCAGCGGAGAGCTTTGGCAGTTCGTGGTATTTATTGTTTTCCTTTTGGCGACTATCGGACTCGGTGGGCTTTTCCTGTCGGGCAGGGTGAACAAGACGGAGGACATCCATATCACGGAATAGCGACCGAACAGCGTTTCCGATGGGCTGCGTATTGTCGTACGAAAGGTTTCGGGGAAATTACCCGATGAACAGTTCGTCTTCTACGTAAACCCGGTCGATCTGTTTAGGGGCAGGGGCAAAGAGGACCTCGAGCCCCTTTCTCACACCCGCCATTATGGCAGCGATCTCGCGTGCCGGAACCACGATCTTTTGGTTCACGAATTCAGTGGTGTCCAGGACCTTGGCATGGGTTTGGTCTATAGACCGGCTGACCATGCCGACCTTGTCCTTTGCAGTGACGGCGGTTTCGCTGACCAGCATTTTCAGCTCGGCGACCTCATCCTTTATCAGCTCAGTTGATTCGGCAAGGTGCTTTGTGGCGACAGAGAGATTGCTGGAGACCTCAGTAAAATGCACGGATATCTCGCGCCCCTGAGCGCTGATGGCATCTACTTTGGTAATTAGCGGATCGACGCGAGCCTCTATGTTCCGCACCGTCGCTATCACCTTTCTCACCGTGACGGCGATGGCGATCAGAGCCGCCGCCATCACGATGAAACATACCGCTATGATGATCGACGAGACCATCATCCAAAACTGAGGATCACCAGCGTTCATATCTCGAATTTACTTTCCGTCGTCCTCTACGCTGTAGGTCGGACGGCCTTCTGCAATTGATTTAGGCTCGTTCTTACGTTTTTCGGCGGTGTATGCGTCCTTGCCGGCCTCGATGGCCGCTGCGAAAGGGTTCGCAGTACGGGCGGCCGCTGATTTTGCTTTTTCAGCAAATTCTTCAGCCTTTTCCGAAGCGGTCTCGAGGATATCCTCGGCCTTTTCCTTCGTCACTTCGTAATATTCACCCGCCTTTTCCTGCAGATGATGAGCGGCCTCTTTGCTTTTCTCCAGCCCTTTGCGGGAAGCCTCGGCAATGTCATGCCGCAGCTCTTCGCCGGATTTCGGAGCAAAAAGCAATGCGAGGATCGCACCGATGCCGCCGCCGACCAGCAAATAGGTCAATTTTGTCGCGGCGCTGGTTTCGTCCCTGTTAAAATCGTTTCCCATAATGATTCCTCCTGTGCCTTTGCGACACAAATTATTACCATGTCTTATACGAACACTATAACAAAATCTGCCTGAAAGGGGCAATGAAATATTTCCGGCGATGCGGAAAATGCGAGTGTATATGCGATTTGCTACAATTCTCGTTTGACCTTTGTTATGGACCGAGAGCTGATACGCAACTTTTCGATCATTGCCCATATCGACCACGGCAAATCGACCCTCGCCGACCGCCTGCTGCAGTTGACGGGAGCGGTCGCCGAGCGCGATATGGAAGCGCAGCTGCTCGACGATATGGACCTGGAACGCGAGCGCGGCATTACCATCAAAGCGCATGCTGTCCGGCTGGATTACAAGGCAAAGAACGGCAAACAATACGTACTCAATCTCATTGACACGCCCGGCCACGTCGATTTTTCTTACGAGGTCTCGCGTTCGCTTTCAGCCTGCGAAGGAGCTCTGCTGGTGGTCGACGCTTCGCAGGGCGTCGAAGCTCAGACATTGGCAAATACATACCTTGCCATCGAGAACGACCTCGAACTCATTCCCGTACTGAACAAGATCGACCTGCCGTCAGCAGAACCCGACCGCATTAAGGAACAGATCGAGAGCATCGTGGGACTCGACGCGAGCGAGGCGGTCCTGACATCAGCAAAAACAGGTGCAGGCGTCGATGAGGTCCTCGAAGCAATTATCGAAAAAGTTCCTCCGCCAAAAGGCGACCGAAACGAGCCGCTGAAGGCGCTGATCTTCGACAGTTGGTATGACAGCTACCGCGGCGTTATCGTACTTTTCCGAATCATTGACGGCACGCTTAAGAAGGGCACAAAGATTCAGTTCTTCAATACCGGACGTGAGTATCTCGTTGAAACCATTGGGGTTAACCGGCCTAAGGCGACGCCGATAAACGAGCTCGGGCCGGGCGAGGTCGGCTTTATGACGGCTTCGATCAAGACGGTCGCGGACGTCCAGATCGGCGACACGATCACTGAGGCGGCAAATCCGACCAAGGAACCTTTCCCCGGTTTTCAGGAAGTAAAGCCGATGGTCTTTGCTGGGCTTTATCCTACCGATTCGGCGCAATACGAAGACCTCAGAGACGCGATGGAGAAGCTGCGGCTCAATGACGCATCGTTCTTTTTCGAACCGGAAAGCTCGACGGCTCTCGGCTTCGGTTTCCGCTGCGGATTTCTGGGCCTGCTTCACATGGAGATCGTTCAGGAGCGGCTGGAGCGAGAGTTCAATCTGGAGCTGATCACGACGGCGCCCGGCGTGCGGTACCGCGTGACGACGACCGACGGCGCCGTGCACGAGGTCGATTCGCCGTCGCAGCTGCCCGATCCGGCACGCATCGCAAAATTTGAAGAGCCGTTCATCGAGGCGACCATTCTTACCAATGAGGCGTTTCTCGGCGGCATTCTTCCTCTTCTCGATGAAAAACGCGGCATCCAAAAGCGCTTTGAATACGTGACGAAAGACCGCGTGATGCTGGTTTACGAGCTTCCGCTCAACGAGATCGTGCTCGATTTCTACGATCGGCTGAAGAGCGTGTCACGCGGTTACGCGTCGCTGGATTATCATCTGTCGGGCTATAAGGAAAGTAAGCTGGTGAAACTCGACATTCTCGTTTCGGGCGAGCCTGTCGATGCGCTTTCGCTGATAATGCACTCGGACACGGCACAGGCGAAAGGTCGCCTGCTGACCGCGAAGATGAAAGAGCTGATCCCGCGGCAGCTTTTCGAAGTGCCGATCCAAGCCGCCATCGGCAATAAGGTGATCGCCCGCGAGACCGTCAAGGCGATGGGCAAGAACGTGATCGCAAAATGCTATGGCGGCGACATCTCGCGTAAACGCAAACTTCTCGAAAAGCAAAAAGAAGGCAAGCGGCGTATGAAGAAGGTCGGCCGCGTTGAGATACCGCAGGAGGCATTTCTGGCAGTTCTGAAGGTCAATCAGGGCTAATTTCAGCCTCGCGCCCGTAAATTATTCTTTCGATCTCGCGCTTCCTGCTATAATTGCCGCATAATGACAAGGCGCAAAAACCTGTCTTGGAGGCAATTGTTCAAATGGCGGTATTACGACGCTTAACCTTTCTATTTCTTATTCTCTCCTTTACTTCTGTATATAGCACGGCTGCTGACGAAGCCGCGTCGAGCACGATAACAGGCCGGGTTTACGACCGGCAACGAAATCCGCTGCCCGATGTTGACGTCGAGCTGCTCGACGATCTATACCGCGTGATGATGAACGGCCGGACAAAAACCGACAGCTCCGGGCGATATCAGTTCAGCGGCCTGTCGAACGGCAACTATACCATCCGTGTTTTCGCATTTCGGTACGATCTGGAAGACCAGTCGATACCATTGGAGATAAACACCCAGAATATCCGCGGCGGCGAGGGAAGCGGTTATTTCACTCAGGATTTCTTTCTTTCGCCAAAACGCGGCAGCCTTGCTGCGGCAGAGACGGGAACTGTCTTTGCACAAGAGGTACCCGATGAGGCAAAGCGTCTGTATGGCGAGGCATTGAAGGAGTTCGAAGAAAAACGGCAGATCGAAGGCATCAACACGCTGAACCGAGCACTCAACATTTTCCCGAAATATTACGACGCACTTTATCGAGCGGGCAGAGAGATGTATGTTCTAGGACGCTATCGCGAGGCGGTCCCGTATTTTCTGCGTGCGGTCGAGGTGAATGAAAAGAGCGCCTACACACTGTATTACCTGGGCAATTGCTTCTATTTCATGGGCAAGGATTTTTACAAGGCGTCACAGACGGCTCTTTCACAGTCAGCAATTCTCGCACCCGGATCGGCTCAGGTTTTCTATTCGCTTGGCCGGACGCAGCGTGCGATGGGAAATTTTGCGGACGCCGAAAAGAACCTGCTGAACGCGAAACGCAATTCGAAACTGCCCGTGGCTGAGATACAGCGCGAACTTTCCCAGCTTTATGCGAACGACCTGAAGAAATTCGGCGAAGCGGCGGACGAACTCGAGCTTTACTTAAAAGCTTCGGGATTTGTCGGAAAGGAAGCCGAAGATATAAAGAGTAAGATCGCCGACCTGAGGAAAAAGGCAGGTAAGAAGACCGAATAGGCCTTTACCTTATTTATACGAACTAAATAGCCGCCGCATAGGCGGCTCTTTTGT
This sequence is a window from Acidobacteriota bacterium. Protein-coding genes within it:
- a CDS encoding YtxH domain-containing protein; amino-acid sequence: MGNDFNRDETSAATKLTYLLVGGGIGAILALLFAPKSGEELRHDIAEASRKGLEKSKEAAHHLQEKAGEYYEVTKEKAEDILETASEKAEEFAEKAKSAAARTANPFAAAIEAGKDAYTAEKRKNEPKSIAEGRPTYSVEDDGK
- the lepA gene encoding elongation factor 4, translated to MDRELIRNFSIIAHIDHGKSTLADRLLQLTGAVAERDMEAQLLDDMDLERERGITIKAHAVRLDYKAKNGKQYVLNLIDTPGHVDFSYEVSRSLSACEGALLVVDASQGVEAQTLANTYLAIENDLELIPVLNKIDLPSAEPDRIKEQIESIVGLDASEAVLTSAKTGAGVDEVLEAIIEKVPPPKGDRNEPLKALIFDSWYDSYRGVIVLFRIIDGTLKKGTKIQFFNTGREYLVETIGVNRPKATPINELGPGEVGFMTASIKTVADVQIGDTITEAANPTKEPFPGFQEVKPMVFAGLYPTDSAQYEDLRDAMEKLRLNDASFFFEPESSTALGFGFRCGFLGLLHMEIVQERLEREFNLELITTAPGVRYRVTTTDGAVHEVDSPSQLPDPARIAKFEEPFIEATILTNEAFLGGILPLLDEKRGIQKRFEYVTKDRVMLVYELPLNEIVLDFYDRLKSVSRGYASLDYHLSGYKESKLVKLDILVSGEPVDALSLIMHSDTAQAKGRLLTAKMKELIPRQLFEVPIQAAIGNKVIARETVKAMGKNVIAKCYGGDISRKRKLLEKQKEGKRRMKKVGRVEIPQEAFLAVLKVNQG
- a CDS encoding carboxypeptidase regulatory-like domain-containing protein; the encoded protein is MAVLRRLTFLFLILSFTSVYSTAADEAASSTITGRVYDRQRNPLPDVDVELLDDLYRVMMNGRTKTDSSGRYQFSGLSNGNYTIRVFAFRYDLEDQSIPLEINTQNIRGGEGSGYFTQDFFLSPKRGSLAAAETGTVFAQEVPDEAKRLYGEALKEFEEKRQIEGINTLNRALNIFPKYYDALYRAGREMYVLGRYREAVPYFLRAVEVNEKSAYTLYYLGNCFYFMGKDFYKASQTALSQSAILAPGSAQVFYSLGRTQRAMGNFADAEKNLLNAKRNSKLPVAEIQRELSQLYANDLKKFGEAADELELYLKASGFVGKEAEDIKSKIADLRKKAGKKTE